A stretch of DNA from Leptospira bouyouniensis:
CAAAAGATTATGTAAAAAATGTCAAAATGACTCCCAATATAGAAACTAAATCAATTGAGATTGAAATTGATACCGAAAGTGATTTCATTTCTATCCAGATATTTGATGGGAAAGAAATCATTGCAGAGGGTTCCAAAAAACATTGTACATTATTAATTTCTAATATGATTCTATGGAGCCCGGAAAATCCAAAACTTTATGAAATATCTATTCAAACAAAAAACGATAAAGTTTTATCTTATTTTGGAATGAGAAAGTTTTCGATCGGGTATGATGGAAAATTCAAACGATTGTATTTAAACAACAGACCATATTTTCACAATGGCCTCTTGGACCAAGGGTATTGGTCAGATGGATTATTAACACCACCTGATGATGAGTCCATGATCAAAGAAATTAGCCTGATGAAAGAAATGGGTTTTAATACATTACGCAAACATATAAAAATTGAACCATTACGTTGGTATTATCATTGTGATCGAATTGGAATGTTAGTTTGGCAAGATTTTGTTTGTGGAGGTGGCCCTTACGAAACTTGGAAAGTAGCTTACTTACCTTTTATCGGATGGAATACAGATGACACTAAATACAGATTTCTAAATCGCACGGACGAAAAAGGAAAAAAAGAATTCATTGAAGAAATGAATCAAACGGTCAAACTCCTATACAATACAGTTTCTTTAGCAGTTTGGGTTTTGTTTAATGAAGGTTGGGGCCAATTTGATAGCATCCAACTCACCAAGAAATTAAAACACTTAGACCCAACAAGGACAATCGATAGTGTAAGTGGTTGGTATGACCAAGGAAAAAACAGTAGTGATCTAAAAAGTTTACACCTATACTATCAAAAGTTAAAAGTTCCCAAAAATGAGCCAAGAGTTATCGTATTATCTGAATTTGGTGGATATTCATTAAAAATGGAAGGCCATGTCTTTGATGAAAAAAAGTTATTTGGATATAAAATCCTACCCGACAAAACAACATTACAATGGGAATATAAAAAATTAATTGAAGAAGAACTATTACCTTTAATCAATAAAGGACTTAGTGCTTCCATCTACACCCAAGTGAGTGATGTCGAAGAAGAAATAAATGGTCTTGTTACTTTTGATAGAAAGGTTGTCAAATTTGACATTCCTTTTCTAAAAGAACTAAACTCGAAACTAAATTTCAATTAATCCACTTTCATGTTTTTAGATAACATTTACCTTATCCTAATTGGAGTATTGATAATAGGATTTTTTCTATATTACATAGTTGATGTAATTGAATTTCCTGTATTAAGGTTTAATGATTCGGAATTTTCATCGAACATCATTTCAGACACCCCAAGACTCACAAATCGTTACAAACCTACATTTTGGTGTTTTAACCAACATCTAATGTTATTCCTATTGATGTTTAGGGAATCAAGATCCAAACTTTTTCCTTATGACAAAATAGAATATTTAGAAATGAAAGACGGAGGTACCACAGGACTTGCTTGGTCAGGATTGGACACAGCGAACCAAAAAGATAAAACTCCGATCGTTGTCGTTTTTCATACGATCAGCGGAGATGAACAAGACATCAAATCAATTGTATCCCATATCCGAAAAACTTATAATTGGATCGTTGTTGTTTGTATCCGAAGAGGGCACGGGAATATCCCTTTAACAAAACCTATCATTAATACGATGGGTTCTACTTCAGATTTAAAAGAACAATTAAATCATATCAGGAAATTGCTCCCAAACAAACCATTATTTGGAGTTGGTATCTCTGCTGGCTCTGGGTTACTTGCTAGATACTTGGGTGAAGCAGGATCAAAAAGTATGTTCAGTGCTGCTGTAGCTGTATCTCCTGCTTATGATATTGAAAAAGCTTTCCATAGAGTGCATCCTGTTTATAGCAAAATTATGGGTCAAAGAATGATTGGTTACTTTCTCAAAAGGCATTATAAAAGTTTTGCAAATGTAAAAGGTACAGAGGAATTATTAAAAGTTAAATCACTTGGCGAATTCCAAGATAAACTTCACACCATTTCGGGATTTAAAGATAAAGAATCATATTACCAAAAATCAAATCCTATCTTGGTCGCAAACCAAATCAAAACACCTTTACTTGTTTTAAATGCAGCAGATGATCCAATTTGTGTGAACCAAAATGTTTTAGAAAACTTACATTGGTTAGAAACCTTAAAAAATACAATTCATGTGCATACCAAAAGGGGAAGTCATATTGCATTTTTTGAAGGTTTCTTTGCAAAATCTTGGTCAGACCGTTTGATTGGGGAATATTTTTTCTCCGTATTTAATTTACTTTCAAAATACAAAATTTCTCAAACTGGGAATCACTAAACTTTCTTAATCACGTTCTAAAACAAAAAAGAATGGTTGTTTCATCCCTTTAAAATCCATACACCCAAACAACGTATTTTGATTCACTTTCTTAAAGACATCATGAATTGGTAGATTATCGTAGATCATCGCAGATGTGATTTGACCTCTAAATTCAATTTGTCGTACTCGTGCTTTTGATTTTGAAGTTTGAAACAAAAACTTAAAAAGTAAAAATGGATATCTGAGCGGCCAAAGATTTTTTGATGAAATTAGAGTGGCAAGTCGAACAGGCATCAATGAAGGATTTACTTTAAACAAAGACTTCCCAAACGATTTAAAAACAAGTGGATGAACATTTTCTGCATCTACGAACTCTTTTCCATACCAATTAAAAGTTTCTAGCGCACCATCCATTGTGTGACCAGTATGAAATCCAGAGCCCCGCCAACGTCCAAACATCTCTTGTGTACTGACAACTTCTAATGCATCAAAAAGTGCAAACGACTCTTCAATGGAATTGTTCCTTTTAGATCGCATCTCTTGGAATTTGATTTCTAATGATTGAGTTTTCATAAATAAATTACTTATACCTGTTTTGACAATGCGCTATTTTTAGGAAATATATATCTAATTTGGAAATTAATTTTTGAAAAATGAATTGAGAACAAAATGAATTCGTTTTCGTTCATCATAAATACATTGTTAAAAAAAATTGCTTTTTTTTGAATCAAATTTGGTTTTTAATTAGTCGAATGTGATTCTTAAGTAAAATTCATTTCAATAGTTGAACACTTCAAAAAGTATGTTAAACTTTCTGTATGAACGTTCCAGATTCTGATTTCAAAACTTTGTTACAATCTTACAAAACCATCACTGTATATGGGTTAAGCAGTGATCCAATAAAACCAAGTCATTATGTTCCAGTTTTCATTAGAGAAAAAGGATGGCAAGTGCTCGGAACATATCCAAAAGAACATAATGTAGGTGAGTTTCAAATATTCAAAAGTTTAAAGGATGTTCCCAAAGAAGATCGAAAGTTCATAGATGTCTTTCGTAGTTCAGACAAAATCCCTGAAGTTGTAGACGAGATTTTAGAGTTAGGTGGCACAGAAGTATTATGGTTACAACTTGGAATTTCACACCCTGAAGCTGAAAAAAAAGCGGAAAACGCAGGGATCAAAGTTATTTCCAACCGCTGCCTCATCATCGAGTACAACCGAAACTTTTAGCAAATCATCCTGCGAATTGAGGAAATCTACCCTCTTTTCGCTAGATCTACCTCAAAACGCTTCATAGTCGCCTACAGGAGTCAAAAATAGTTGGTTTTCTTGTCTCTGAACCACTCGAATTTTGCAGCGAATTTATCTTGATTCTGAGTCTTCATCTCATTTTATCTTGCAAAAAACAACCTCGGTAACAAATATGGCCGTATGCATTTCGATCTTGAGATTCATTCTCATATTTTTGCATCTGATAAACCGACTCCAACCCAAAGATTTCGGGAAGTCCGAAATCAAAAATTAAAGTTTTTACTAACCGTTTTCTTCTGTTTGGTGGCATTATATTCAGATGGTGTCTTGGGACAAACTACTTCACCCAATCCAAAGCCAAATGGTACCGGCGAAGAAAAAAATGATGTAGGGACTTCGAAACAAGAAAATGGAATTCGAGTTACAGGCAAAAAAGACCAAAGAGATAGAGAAATCCTTCGAACTCCCAATAGTATCAGTCGATTAAATGAACAAGAGATTCAAGATGCAGGAATCAATAGAACCAATGACATAGATAAACAAGTACCGAATTTTTCCATTATAGATTCAGGCTCTAGAAACTTCACATATTTTAACATTCGTGGAATGCGAAGTATTGCTTTCAGCGAACCTGCTGTTGGATTAATTTTGGATGGGATCCCACTGAATGACAACGTAGCACTGAACACGGAATTATACGGTTTAGAAAATATTGAAGTTTATAGAGGGAGCCAAGCAACTTTATTTGGAAAAAATTTCCAAGGTGGCGTTGTTGAAATTAAAACAAAAAAACCTACGAATTTAGCAGAAGGAAAAATAACATTAGATTTTGGAAATTATAAGAAACAAGAAACATCGGTATATTATAATGCTCCAATTATATATGATAAACTATTTTTTGGAATCGCAGGAAAAACTACAGAACGAGAAGGATACCTATCAAATATAACCGGTTTTTATTATCCTAATAATCGCCCTTATGAACTTCCTGTCGAAATTTATAAGACACATCCCGATGGACGGAAAGGAAAAGCGGGAAGATTCAGATTGTACTTCACTCCCAACGAAATATTTGAGGCGGATTTACAAGTCAGTGCTGAAAGTTTTGATGATGGTGCTCTGAATCTTGTCAACTATTTAGGAGCAAAATCAGAAAGAGAGAAAGCTCTTTTGCAAGGTTGTGTTGCAGCTCCCTCAAATTGCTCCAAACTATATGGAACATACATCAATCGTGTGAATGGTGATAGAAAGGTATATTGGGATTACGAAGGAAAAAGTAACGTAACTGGAAATACATACTCACTTGCTACCACTACTAAATTACCTTTTACCAATTTAAAAACAGCATCTGCAATTCGAAAGATGGACATTGATCCAATCACAGCCGATTCTGATTTTTCAAAGGTCGATCAAAATCGTTCTATTTATGTAGAAAAGTCTACAACCTTTCTAAACGATATCTACTTTGAATCGAAGGATAAACATGATCCCCTTCAGTTTAAACTCGGAATTTATGCCTCAAACAAAATAACAAACATTGACCAAGCAAGAGAACATAGAGCTCAACTTTAT
This window harbors:
- a CDS encoding glycoside hydrolase family 2 protein, producing the protein MKVPHIEYPRPQLKRDSYLNLNGEWFLGHSKQGEPIEYQHKIIVPFSPETKASGLGNFILKPDEVLFYKKEFEIDSDFLNEITFLHFGAVDYSCICYVNGKEVGYHQGGFLPFTFDVSKVIRPGKNEIRLTVTDPTDTGNQSRGKQKLNRGGIWYTPQSGIWQTVWMESVPKDYVKNVKMTPNIETKSIEIEIDTESDFISIQIFDGKEIIAEGSKKHCTLLISNMILWSPENPKLYEISIQTKNDKVLSYFGMRKFSIGYDGKFKRLYLNNRPYFHNGLLDQGYWSDGLLTPPDDESMIKEISLMKEMGFNTLRKHIKIEPLRWYYHCDRIGMLVWQDFVCGGGPYETWKVAYLPFIGWNTDDTKYRFLNRTDEKGKKEFIEEMNQTVKLLYNTVSLAVWVLFNEGWGQFDSIQLTKKLKHLDPTRTIDSVSGWYDQGKNSSDLKSLHLYYQKLKVPKNEPRVIVLSEFGGYSLKMEGHVFDEKKLFGYKILPDKTTLQWEYKKLIEEELLPLINKGLSASIYTQVSDVEEEINGLVTFDRKVVKFDIPFLKELNSKLNFN
- a CDS encoding YheT family hydrolase, with translation MFLDNIYLILIGVLIIGFFLYYIVDVIEFPVLRFNDSEFSSNIISDTPRLTNRYKPTFWCFNQHLMLFLLMFRESRSKLFPYDKIEYLEMKDGGTTGLAWSGLDTANQKDKTPIVVVFHTISGDEQDIKSIVSHIRKTYNWIVVVCIRRGHGNIPLTKPIINTMGSTSDLKEQLNHIRKLLPNKPLFGVGISAGSGLLARYLGEAGSKSMFSAAVAVSPAYDIEKAFHRVHPVYSKIMGQRMIGYFLKRHYKSFANVKGTEELLKVKSLGEFQDKLHTISGFKDKESYYQKSNPILVANQIKTPLLVLNAADDPICVNQNVLENLHWLETLKNTIHVHTKRGSHIAFFEGFFAKSWSDRLIGEYFFSVFNLLSKYKISQTGNH
- a CDS encoding DUF4334 domain-containing protein encodes the protein MKTQSLEIKFQEMRSKRNNSIEESFALFDALEVVSTQEMFGRWRGSGFHTGHTMDGALETFNWYGKEFVDAENVHPLVFKSFGKSLFKVNPSLMPVRLATLISSKNLWPLRYPFLLFKFLFQTSKSKARVRQIEFRGQITSAMIYDNLPIHDVFKKVNQNTLFGCMDFKGMKQPFFFVLERD
- a CDS encoding CoA-binding protein produces the protein MNVPDSDFKTLLQSYKTITVYGLSSDPIKPSHYVPVFIREKGWQVLGTYPKEHNVGEFQIFKSLKDVPKEDRKFIDVFRSSDKIPEVVDEILELGGTEVLWLQLGISHPEAEKKAENAGIKVISNRCLIIEYNRNF
- a CDS encoding TonB-dependent receptor codes for the protein MHFDLEIHSHIFASDKPTPTQRFREVRNQKLKFLLTVFFCLVALYSDGVLGQTTSPNPKPNGTGEEKNDVGTSKQENGIRVTGKKDQRDREILRTPNSISRLNEQEIQDAGINRTNDIDKQVPNFSIIDSGSRNFTYFNIRGMRSIAFSEPAVGLILDGIPLNDNVALNTELYGLENIEVYRGSQATLFGKNFQGGVVEIKTKKPTNLAEGKITLDFGNYKKQETSVYYNAPIIYDKLFFGIAGKTTEREGYLSNITGFYYPNNRPYELPVEIYKTHPDGRKGKAGRFRLYFTPNEIFEADLQVSAESFDDGALNLVNYLGAKSEREKALLQGCVAAPSNCSKLYGTYINRVNGDRKVYWDYEGKSNVTGNTYSLATTTKLPFTNLKTASAIRKMDIDPITADSDFSKVDQNRSIYVEKSTTFLNDIYFESKDKHDPLQFKLGIYASNKITNIDQAREHRAQLYVINDFPGLSAPTQEKNLSRLQDRNISLYTHNSYTFFEKFTITLGARLERQESRLSHTEKAVGVSPFNPIGETLILSDPYTINNRYNYNVSRMIFDYKPIENLMFFIGVSRGYKNAGYSTVVNVPSRASFKPEINDTIEAGIKSEFFKGKFGLKYTQFYTETQDFHVIRAINLSQYVNLNAEMVTIRGYELESFVKPQKDTKLGLSAGYTEGIFNKFQDTVLNRNFNGKWVHFIPKYDVVSYLQYRNDFGIFFRGEFQAVGQMYFAADNTVYSDPYYVLNARVGYETDKVSAYLYMNNINDRYYFSSYIDGTFQAVPGAPKTYGFMLTYKI